The window AACATAAAGGTTATAAACGAGACCAAACATACCTAAACCTAAGTTCCATACAAAATTAAACCAAAAGAATAGTAGAATATTTCGGCTGTAACCATGAAATTGTGACTTCCATTCACGTAGTAAGTTTGTCATTTAAAATTCCTACCTTTGTATTCTGTGTCTAAATTGCAACCGCCTTTTCTATTCTACCATCGGTAAATAAGTTTGAACACGAGAAAGACTTGATATTCGATCTGATCTGTATAATAATAAGTAGTCTAATCTACGAAGCAGGGAGCACATAACTGAATGTCAACACCAACAAGTACCGTGACGGAAGAACAAAAGCCAGAAGTCGAACAGATTGAAATTTGGAAATGTAAAGAGACAGATTGTAAAGCGTGGGTTCGCAAAGAATTCGTTACGGAAGCTTTACCGACTTGTCCATTATGTAAAAATCAGATGGTGCGCAGCTATAAGCATGTGCCTGTGACAGTTAAAAAAGGAAATAAAAAGTTTTTAGTTGGGAAAAAACGTTTCTAGTAAAATTTAAAAGATCAATAGCATCTTCGCCCTAGCGTGAAGAGAGATGCTGCTGGTCTTTTTTTTTGGAAAGAATAGCAGTGACCAAGCATAAGATGCTAGAGAGGGGGAATGCGTTATGCAATGGCCTGA is drawn from Paenibacillus sp. V4I7 and contains these coding sequences:
- a CDS encoding cold-inducible protein YdjO-related protein; translated protein: MSTPTSTVTEEQKPEVEQIEIWKCKETDCKAWVRKEFVTEALPTCPLCKNQMVRSYKHVPVTVKKGNKKFLVGKKRF